In Tachysurus vachellii isolate PV-2020 chromosome 3, HZAU_Pvac_v1, whole genome shotgun sequence, one genomic interval encodes:
- the glrx5 gene encoding glutaredoxin-related protein 5, mitochondrial codes for MYNVLNSVIRQTARAVSRISARSMCSSTSEEVLKNLDVLVKKDKVVVFMKGTPGQPMCGFSNAVVQILRMHGVEEYTAYNVLDNQELRQGVKSFSNWPTIPQVFFNGEFVGGCDILLQMHQSGDLVEELEKLGIRSALLDKQTPSN; via the exons ATGTATAACGTGTTAAACAGTGTGATTAGACAGACCGCGCGGGCAGTCAGCAGGATCTCTGCGCGCTCCATGTGTTCATCAACCTCAGAAGAAGTGCTGAAGAACCTGGATGTCCTGGTGAAGAAGGACAAAGTGGTGGTGTTCATGAAGGGGACTCCGGGGCAGCCTATGTGTGGCTTCAGTAACGCCGTGGTGCAGATACTCAGGATGCACGGAGTGGAGGAGTACACTGCTTATAACGTGTTAGATAACCAGGAGCTCAGACAag GTGTGAAGTCCTTCTCCAACTGGCCCACGATTCCTCAGGTCTTCTTTAACGGAGAGTTTGTTGGTGGATGTGACATTTTACTGCAGATGCATCAGAGTGGAGACCTGGTGGAGGAACTGGAAAAACTGGGCATCAGATCAGCACTGCTCGACAAACAAACCCCCTCCAactag
- the LOC132842986 gene encoding alpha-1-antitrypsin homolog, with translation MCKLRAERTVKIKAGVNPCYMSPLGQDTGGDKMGRKTQCCLTFALLLMVALADHHEGHDHGEHSADHSHHFHHDTDKPHPSHNGNDDLCHKLSPHNADFAFSLYNKLSNQADAKGKNIFFSPLSISMALSMLALGAKGETHSQIFSTLGYSSFTEDQVNEAYEHLLHMLDHSQEAMLLETGGGLAVREGFKPVDRFLKDIQHFFHAEAFTVDFSKPDIAVQEVNKFIAKKTKDTITDMVKSLDQDTIMVLINYIYFRGKWEKPFEVDHTHKADFHVDVNTKVTVDMMKRTGRYDIYHDVNNFTSVIMVPYKGNTSMMIVLPDEGKLEEVEKHLSKEDLKYWHDKLFRSSVDLYMPKFSISASSCLGDTLKEMGIVDAFSDNADFSGMSEKTKLKVSKALHQAVLKVDEKGTEASAATTIEIMPMSLPDTINLNRPFLVFIVEDSTKSILFMGKITNPTEQ, from the exons ATGTGTAAACTCAGAGCCGAGCGCACGGTGAAGATAAAAGCTGGAGTGAATCCATGCTACATGTCTCCTCTTGGACAAGACACCGGAG GTGATAAAATGGGGAGAAAGACCCAGTGCTGCTTGACTTTTGCCCTTCTGCTGATGGTGGCCTTGGCTGACCACCATGAAGGCCACGATCATGGAGAACATTCAGCAGATCACTCTCACCATTTCCACCACGATACGGACAAACCTCATCCCAGTCACAATGGAAACGATGACTTATGCCACAAGCTCTCACCTCACAATGCTGACTTTGCCTTCTCCCTGTACAATAAGCTCTCCAACCAGGCTGATGCCAAAGGCAAGAACATCTTCTTCTCTCCACTGAGCATTTCCATGGCTCTGTCTATGTTGGCTCTGGGAGCCAAGGGGGAAACCCACTCACAGATCTTCAGCACTCTGGGCTACAGTTCATTCACAGAAGATCAAGTCAATGAAGCCTATGAGCACCTGTTGCACATGCTAGACCACAGCCAGGAGGCCATGCTGCTGGAGACAGGAGGTGGTCTGGCTGTCAGAGAAGGCTTCAAACCTGTCGATAGGTTTTTGAAGGATATTCAACACTTCTTCCATGCAGAGGCCTTTACTGTGGACTTTTCCAAACCTGACATTGCTGTCCAAGAGGTCAATAAGTTCATTGCCAAGAAGACCAAAGACACCATCACTGACATGGTAAAGAGCCTGGATCAAGATACCATCATGGTGCTCATCAACTACATCTATTTCAGAG GTAAATGGGAGAAACCCTTTGAAGTGGATCACACTCACAAAGCTGATTTCCATGTGGATGTGAACACCAAAGTGACTGTGGACATGATGAAGAGAACCGGACGCTATGACATCTACCACGATGTTAATAACTTCACCTCAGTCATCATGGTGCCCTACAAAGGCAACACCTCCATGATGATTGTTCTGCCTGATGAGGGAAAACTAGAGGAGGTGGAGAAACACCTCAGCAAGGAAGACCTCAAATACTGGCATGACAAACTGTTCAGAAG CTCTGTGGATCTGTACATGCCCAAGTTTTCCATCTCTGCCTCTTCCTGCCTTGGAGACACTTTGAAGGAAATGGGCATTGTTGATGCGTTCTCTGACAATGCAGACTTCTCAGGGATGAGTGAGAAGACCAAACTGAAGGTTTCCAAG GCTCTCCACCAGGCAGTCCTCAAGGTCGATGAGAAAGGAACTGAAGCTTCTGCTGCCACCACCATTGAGATCATGCCCATGTCTCTACCAGATACAATAAACCTCAACAGACCCTTCCTGGTCTTCATTGTGGAGGACAGCACCAAGAGCATCCTCTTCATGGGCAAGATCACCAACCCTACTGAGCAGTAA